DNA from Triticum aestivum cultivar Chinese Spring chromosome 7D, IWGSC CS RefSeq v2.1, whole genome shotgun sequence:
GCATGATGGAGGCTCCACAGTATAGACCTTGGTCAGATCTTCCGCCAGAACTCTTGGGCCTTGTCCTCAAGCGCCTCCCCTCGCTAGCTGACCGTGTTCGTCTGAGAGCAGTCTGTCACCCATGGCGCTCTAACAGCCTGCTGCAACCACTTCCCCTCCCATTCCCATGGCTCACCCTCCCTGATGGCACCTTCTTCAGCATCCCAGGAGGTGAGGTTCACCAGATGTGTTTACCAGATGGTGCTCGTTGCCATGGCTCCATTGACAACTGGTTATTCCTCATGAGGAGTGATGACGCATGCACATTGATGAACCCTTTCTCTAAGACCACATTGGAGCTTCCTATTCCGCTCTCATTTTGGCAGCGTATACACGGCGAATATGATCCTAAGCAACTTTTGTACAAGTTGGTGGTACCCTCGCCCCTAGACATATCACCTGATTCCCTTGTTGCGGCATTGATCAAGGATGATGATAATATCGGTACAGTTTGCACTAGTCAGCCACTGATTGCCACTTACTCGGTACAAGGCAATTCAGTACATCGCTTCTTTGATGCCGCGTTGTTCGATGAAAAGTTGTACGCGGTGTCTGTCTTTGGCCAGCTCTTCATCCTTGAGTTATGCAGAAACCTCGATAGTAATTCAACCATCAATCGCGTAATCGACTCTTCGGGCGATTTTCATGGAGGACCAGAATGCATTTCCAGAGAGGTGGCGTTCACATACATGGTGTATCTAGTTGAATGTGCTGGTAGACTATTGGTGGTGAAACGATTCATTCGTCGTCTGAGCCCTTCCCCTGATGACAATATCTTTGACAATACTCAAACTCCTGGATTTGTTGTCCTTGAGGCAGACCTGCACTCCAACCCTTGCCGATGGAAAAGGATCAGTGAGTTGGGGGGACATGCTCTCTTTGTTGGCCAGCATGGCTCCAAGTCTCTGCCTGCTAGAGAATGCATAGGATCCCAGGAGGATTGCATCTACTTCATTTGTGACTATCCCCATCCAAAGTATTTTTTCGAGTCCATTTCGTGAATGTGGTGTGTACAACATACGGAATGGTATGGTCATGCATTGATGTCTCAGACTGTAGCACCTGCACATGATGCTGGCCAGTGGCGCCCGACATGGTTTTTACCTGCCGAACCTATGTGATCAGTCTATCAGGGTGCTTACTCTACTGAAGCTTTTATGATCAGAGGGGTATGCAGATTCTCATATGTATGCCTAACTTGTTCTGCTGAAGCTTTGTGATCATGCCAGTATGGGTGCTGCCCATCTTTATCGTAGTGATATGTTATCGTGTAACTTAGGTTATTAGTTAGTATGATGATCAACCGTCCTGGTTCTGGCTATCTTTATCCTAGTGCTATGTTATGTACCGTCTAATTGTGGAACTTCTAATTAGTATGATGGTGCTTCATTTCCATGGGATGTATTCGGATGTGCAATTTCATCTTTCATTTGAGACTGATATGtacaacttgaacaagcttttcaCCTCTGAAGGCGAACAAACTTGGTTGTGTCACTGCCCTGAATCCTGCCCACTGCAAGTAAGCCTGGTTCTGGTCTTCTTAATGGGCTACGTTACCTTCTGACTATGgacccttttttttcttctttttttttcaacTCAACAACCCTTTATTGACCAGAAACTATGGTTACATCGTTTGTGAGTACAGGGATGATCACATCTGGTTGTTCTTCCATCGAGCTAGCTCATGAGCTACACAATTCTGTTCCCCATAACAATGTTCGAAAACCAAATAGGAAAATTCACAAGTCGTCCGCttcgggcgactcgggcggcgactagggtttcccCGTCGCGCCGCCGCTCCCTTACCCTCCCTCCCTTGCCGCCACCTGAGAAAGCCGCCGGATTCGCTCACGCGGccgccggtgatggtggcggcgAGACCTCGGTCGCTCCTTCCCTTGAGGAGGACCTCGGATCTGGGGCGGTGGCTCTCCTTGGTGAGGCGGCGGCGCCATGTCCGCTGGCATCCTTCGCGGGTGTGCTTTGGCCGGCGGCCTCGACCACGCGGGTGGTGAGacgacggcgggtggcggcggcgcacGGAGGTCTTCCCCTCCTCGTCAGATCTGAGGTCTGGCTCCTTTCCCCTGTCTCCCTTGTCCCCGCCGCTTCACGCCGGCTTCCCTCCGAGCGCCGGTCTGGTGTGGGTGGGTGACAGGTGGTCTGGTTTTGGGCCACGGGAAATCGTTGGTCGGCTTGGCTGGCCTGGCATGAGCGACGTCCTTGACGCCGTCTCCTCCTTGGAGGTGCTGCAGAGGCCCTCCCCCTTTCCACCCCTGCTCCTCCTCCCGGGTGAAAGCCCAAAATCCGGCTAGGattgggcggcgacggcgcgctGTGCGTCATGTCTTCCTTGGGGGCGCCGTCTGGGGAGGGTTGCGTTCAGGTGAGGGGTTCAAAAGTCGGAGCTTGGGCGGCTTGGGTGGTCCGGTGACGGTGGTGTCAACGAGGTTCTGCATGGCCGAAGGCGTTCCTGTTTCTCTCATGGGTGGTGTTTCTCTGCTGGTGACGCATCTGGTCCAGTTCCGGTGGTGCGGCGCCTCGTCCCGGCGGTAGGGGATAGGGTTCCCCTAACAGGCTGGACCTGCGCCTCGCCAGTGGCGGAACCCCAGTTCTTTCTTCAACGGCTGCCTGGCAATGCTCCTCGGTggcttgtcagttttacttgatgCCCTTGCTGCCTTTCTTCAGTAGCTACACCTGGTGGTTTTCCTGCAGCTCTCAGGTGTTCTAGGATGTGGTGATGCGGCAGTCGCAGAGTGCTCAAAGGTTCAAGTGGTGATgtgctgcggctgctccaggtcCCGAAGCTTGCACTTCCCCTGCACTAGGGTGAGCGTCTCTCAAGTCCGATGGTACGGCGCCTTGCAAGCCATGGCGAGAGGGAAGGGTCCCTCTGCGGCGAGAGAGATGGAGGATGTGTGTTGTCTTTCTACCTGGGCGTTGGTCGGGCTCACTTACCACACTGTTGTAAGATCCTCGTCGTGCTCGTGTGTGTCCCTATCCTAGATGTCTGTTTGGCTGTAGTATTCAGCTAGGACAAGCATCGAGCTTTGTTTTCCTGTATTCTCTTTGAGCTTCTGCGATCCGTTGAGTTGTAAGCCACCTAGAGTGTCCCTTGTATCGTTTGGCTGAGGTGGTTTGTGTGTGTTCGTatttcctggccggttgatggcttggttaattcaaagccgggctcttcgcgagccttcgttctaaaaaaatatGGTAGCAATCGTCAAAAATACAGCCACAACTCCTGATGGTTTCGTCGACCTCAAGATTATCAGAATGAACAATTAGTCAGTTGCACCCAACAGTTTCTGCTAGGTTGAGGCCGAACAGCAGCGCTAGAGCTTTCTCGGTGAGCGCGTTAGTACAAACATCAATCGTTTTCATGGATAAGTGTAACCATTAGGATActgatatccatatccatatccacaCTTTCTTTAAAAATCCAAAACACATTTGTATTTGTATTTACAGAATAATTCCGGTTATTATCCACATTATTTCCATTATAATTCACATACGAATATTTGATTGCCATATAGACATTTTCTTGAATACAAATACCAGATATGTCCGACTATCTACCTTCAGTTTCCACCCTTACCTCTAGATGACTATTCTGTTTAACAAAGCATAGAGTTCGGGTATAGAGGACAGTACATCCATGTTAGGACTTAGGACCATGCAAGCAACCAtgtcattcttttcttctctactTATTTCACTCGGTCACATGGACTGATTACAGCAACCGCACCCTCCACGGCTAACAATTTATATACCAACACTGATTGAGTGTGCTCTATACACACTTGATGAGTCATTCATTTTCTCATCAGcagaaacaacacaagaaaaaagtTCTGTAAGACTAGCAAATCCAGAGTGTCTTCTCCCCATGTTTCATATTCACCAAGGATTTGCACTTTCCTCTCATACAATTATTTTTAACCAAGACAATGCAAAGTAAGAcaaaaaaaaataagagaaaagagaTTGCTGTTTTGAGAATGGGAGACATCAAAAAGGGAATACTTGGTGGTAATGGAAGTATTCGTAGTGAACGTTGTGGTGGCCtgacgcgccaccatgccgcctccaaCCACCATATGTGTGTGAGAGCCAAGGCTATGCCCTCCGGCCTGCCGGGGGCACTTGCCCTATTTCCTATTTGCCATATGAAGATGTCTCTGAACGTTCAAGCAATGTTGCACTTGAGCTATTTGAGGCAAACTTGCGCACCAGCCCTGGTCGATGCAGGGCCAGTTAGTTGGGTGGCCACGCATTCTTTCTTGGTCAACATAGCTCAAAGCCTCTATCTGCTTGCACATGTAGTGGATACCACGAGGATTGCATCGACTTGTTGTGTGACTATCTCCATCCGACCTCTTCTACGATACCA
Protein-coding regions in this window:
- the LOC123167805 gene encoding uncharacterized protein, with protein sequence MMEAPQYRPWSDLPPELLGLVLKRLPSLADRVRLRAVCHPWRSNSLLQPLPLPFPWLTLPDGTFFSIPGGEVHQMCLPDGARCHGSIDNWLFLMRSDDACTLMNPFSKTTLELPIPLSFWQRIHGEYDPKQLLYKLVVPSPLDISPDSLVAALIKDDDNIGTVCTSQPLIATYSVQGNSVHRFFDAALFDEKLYAVSVFGQLFILELCRNLDSNSTINRVIDSSGDFHGGPECISREVAFTYMVYLVECAGRLLVVKRFIRRLSPSPDDNIFDNTQTPGFVVLEADLHSNPCRWKRISELGGHALFVGQHGSKSLPARECIGSQEDCIYFICDYPHPKYFFESIS